The Thermasporomyces composti region CCGGTGTGCGACACCTTCTCCCCCGCCAGCTCCTCGACCGTCTGGCGGATCAGCACCTGGAGCGGATGCGTCGGATCGCAGTAGGTGTCGGTCGGCCAGCCCGCTCGAACACAGGCGGCCAGCATGCCGGCGTGCTTTCCCGAACAGTTCATGGCCACCCGACTGGGTGAACCGCCTGCCTTGATCACCTCGTGGGCGGCCGCCTCGTCCAAGGGCAAGCTGGGCGGGCACCGCAGCGCGGACTCGTCGAGGCCGACGGCGGCGAGGATGCGCCGTACGCCGTCGACGTGGAACCTTTCGCCGGAGTGGCTCGCCGAGACCAGGGCGAGCAGCTCACCGTCGACGTCGAGACCCGCCCGCAGCATGCCCACCGCTTGCATCGGCTTGTTCGCCGACCGAGGGAAGATCGGCGTCGTGACGTCGCCGAGCGCGAAGGCAACCGACCCGTCGGCGTTGAGAGCGAGCACCGAACCGCGGTGCCGCGCCTCCACGAACCCCGACCGCACCACTTCGGCGACCACGGGAGGAGCGCCAGCCATGGGAGCGAACCTACCGGCCTCCTCCCGGCCGCCACAGGCGGCCGACGCTGCGCGCCACTGGGCCTAGCGCTGGGCCACGTGCAGCAGCTCGCGCGCCTCGTCGGTGCTCATCGGAGGGCGCTGCGCGAGTGTGGCCAGCTGCGCCGCCCGCTCCACGAGCTCGACGTTGTGCTGGACGGGCCGTCCCTTGGCGAAGGTCAGCGTGTCCTCCATGCCCACGCGCAGGTGACCGCCGCAGCTGAGCGCGGCGAGTGCCACCGGCAAGGTGGTCCGCCCGATCCCGGTCGCGGACCAGGAGGTCACCGCGTCCGGCAGCGCCTGGACCGCGGCCACGAGCGTGGCGGTGTCGCCAGGCATGCCCCCCGGGACACCCATCACCAAGTCGCAGTGCACGCGGTCGCCCGGCGGCAAGCCGTAGGTGTCGAGGAGTCTCCGCAACGCCGCGACGTGGCCCAGGTCGAACAGCTCGAACTCGGGCACGATGCGGCGGGCCAGCATCTCCTTGTACAGCTCCACGACGAACGGCCACGGGTTGGAGAAGATCTCGTCGCCGAAGTTGACCGTGCCGAGGGTGATCGAGGCCGAGTCGGGTTCGGCGTCCAGGACGCGCAACCGGTCCGCGTAGGAGTCGGTGACCGCACCACCGGTCGAGAGCTGGATGACGAGGGTGGTCTCCTGGCGCAGCGCGGCGACCGTGTCGCGGAGCCTGGCGAGGTCGAGCGTCGGCCGGTGCTCGTCGTCCCGGATGTGGACGTGGATCATCGCCGCGCCCGCCGCCTCGCACCGCCGTGCGGTCTCCACCAGCTCCTCGAGGGTGGTCGGGAGCTGGGGAACGGCCTCCTTGCTGGTCTCCGCGCCGGTGGGCGCCACCGTGATCAGGGTCGCCATGACGCCATCCTCGCAGGTCGAGCGCGGTCACGGAGGACATCGCGGCGGGATGGCGGCTGCGGCGTCCACGGTTTCCTCGGCGACCGCCCGCCCCGCTCCCATCCCACCCTCGCCGGTCGGGACAATGGCCTGGTGCGTGCGGTGGTACAGCGGGTCACCCAGGCGAGCGTGACCGTGGACGGCGAGGTGGTCGGGGCGATCGACCGGCCTGGCCTCGTCGTCCTCGTCGGCGTCACCCACTCCGACACCACAGCGCAAGCGGAGAAGCTCGCCGCGAAGATCTGGGGGCTGCGCATCCTCGCCGACGAGCGGTCGTGCTCCGACGTGGACGCACCTCTCCTCGTCGTCAGCCAGTTCACGCTCTACGCCGACACGCGGAAAGGACGCCGGCCCTCGTGGTCGGAGGCGGCGCCGAGAGAGATCGCCGAGCCGCTGGTCGAGCACGTCGTCGCCACCTTGCGGAACCTGGGGGCCACCGTCGAGACCGGCCGCTTCGGTGCGCACATGCACGTGTCGCTGGTCAACGACGGACCCGTCACGTTGATCCTGGAGGCGTGAGCCGGTGACCGCTGATCCAGACCCGCCTCGCTGGACCGTCCCGCCCGCCGAGTACGACGACGTGGCTCTCGCGCTCGACGGCATCCTCGACGAGGTGCGCGTGACCGTCCCGGCTGCTGTCGTGTCCTCCCTGGCGTCGTCGACGGCCGCCAGCGGCGGAGGCGGCCGGGACGACGGCGCGACCGACAGCGCGACCGACGACGCGGCGCGTCGCATCAAGGTCGCCGACCTCACCGACCAGGAGGGGACCCCGGTGGCACGGCTCACCGTGACCGAACGGAGTCGGACCGCCGAGGGAGGGTGGAAGCTGACCGGCACGGTCACGCCGCTCGCGGCCCGCGAGGACGGGGTCTTCGCCCACCTCCATCTGCCACCCGCCGTGGTTCGCGAGCGGTTCGCCGGTCGCAAGGTCGCGGCCGTTCCCCTCGACGCACCTCTCGACAAGGCCGCGTTGACGGCGCTCACCGCCGCGACCCGGGCTTACGACGTCACCGTACTGCTGCCGCTGGTCGGCGCCGGATCGTCCCGCATCGTCTCCGCGCACGCGTTGGTCCGCGCCACTGTGGTGGCCGCTGAGCTGCTACCCGGTGAGACGCTCGTCGTCCCGGTTCCCCTCGCGCGGCGTGAGGACCCTGCGGAGGACACCGCGCTGCGGACGAGAGTCGCGGAGGCGTACGGCGGGTGCGTCGAGTTCCCCCTGACCAGCTCCGCCGCAGCGGGTGGCGACTACCCCGAACCGATCGCCGCCATCGTCGCCGCGGAGCATCCACCTCCTCATCGACAGGGGCTGGTCGTCTTCTTCACCGGCCTGTCCGGTTCGGGCAAGTCGACGTTGGCGCGCCGGCTGCGCGACGTCATCCTCGAGCGCGGCGACCGCACGGTCACCCTGCTCGACGGTGACGTGGTCCGCCAGATGCTGTCGGCCGGGCTGGGGTTCTCCAAGGCGGACCGGGAAGCCAACGTGACCCGGATCGGGTTCGTCGCGGCGGAGGTCGCCCGGCACGGCGGCCTGGCCATCTGCGCCCCGATCGCGCCGTACGCCGACACGCGGGCGCGGGTCCGGCAGATGGTGGCCGAGGCCGGTGGCGCGTTCGTCCTCGTGCACGTCGCCACACCGTTGGCCGAGTGCGAGCGCCGCGACCGCAAAGGCCTCTACGCCAAGGCGCGAGCCGGTCTCATCACCGGCTTCACCGGGATCTCCGACCCGTACGAGGAGCCCACCGACGCGGACCTCCGGCTCGACACCTCGGTGATGAGCGTCGAGGAGGCGGTGGGGCGGATCGTCGACCTGCTGACCGCACGGGGGTGGCTACGCCCGGACTCCTCCCCAGCAGGTGTGGCCCGCCGCTAACGCGTCCATCCTGGTGAGGAAGCCTGTCCGGACCGGTCGACGGTTGGGCGCGTCCAGCAGCCCCGGTCACCCCTCGGACCGATGTGCTGCCGGCTCCGTCGCTCGACCGCCCTCCGCTCGCGTGAGGAGCACGCGGGCGGCCAAACCAAGCACCATGCTTCCGGCCACCACCACCGCCATGGGCAGCGCCGACGTCACCGCCACCGCCGTCGCCATCGGGCCGGTGAAGGAGGCGATGGCGAACTGCGCCGCCCCGAGCACCGCGGCCGCCGTGCCCGCCGACTCCGGGTACCGGGCCAGGGCGAGGGCCTGCGCGTTGGGCGTCACCAGACCGAACGTGGCGACGACGAAGAAGAGCGGGACGACGACGCCGTACAGCCCGGCGAACGACGTCGCCGCGGCGGCCACGAGCACCCCGGCGCTCGCCACCGCGGCGAGCTGGCCCATCGTCAGCATTCGGCGCGGCTCGACCAGACGACGCACCAGACGGCCATTGGTCTGCGCGGCCAGCATGAGCCCGAGGGAGTTGACCGCGAAGAGGAGACTGAACTGCTGCGGGCTGAGCCCGAACACGCCCTCGAAGACGAACGACGAGCCAGAGATGTAGCCGAACAGCGCACCGAAGGCGAACCCCCCGGCCAGGGCGTAGCCGACGAACACCGGATCCACGAGGAGACCGACGTAGGCGCGGAGCGCCTTGGGGACGCCGCCCCGCTGACGTCGATCCGGCGGCAGGCTCTCCGGCAAGGCGACCAGCAGGACGACGAGCAGCACCGTGCCGAAGGCGGCCAGGACGACGAACAGCGTTCGCCAGCCGCCGACGCGGAGCAGCTGTCCGCCGATCACCGGCGCCACGATGGGCGCCATCCCGCTCACGAACACCAGCACCGACAGCAGCCGGGCGAGCTCTCGACCGGTGACGAGGTCTCGCAGGACCGCGCGCGCGACGACGGTGCCGGCCGCGGCGGAGATCGCTTGGAGCAGCCGTGCCCCGATGAGCACCTCGACCGTCGGGGCGAGCGCGCACAAGACCGAGGTGGTGACGAAGCCGATGATCCCGACCAGGAGGGGGAGGCGTCGACCGACCGCGTCGGAGATCGGTCCGGCGAGCAGCTGACCGATCGCCGAGCCGGCGACCGCGGCGGTCAAGGTGAGCTGGAGCATCGACTCGGTGGTGCGCAGGTCGGCCGTCATCTGCGGCAGCGCCGGCAGGTAGAAGTCGACCAGCAGCGGCCCGAGAGCCACCGACGCCCCGAGCAGGACGACCAGCCGAACCGGTACCCGGGCCCTCCATCTCACCCCCGCACGATCTCGGGCTCACCCCGCACGATCTCGGACCGCCAACTTCGCGAGGAGCAGCGCCTCGGCCAGACAGGCCCGCTCGAACTCGCCGAGGTGCAGGCTCTCGTCGGCGCCGTGGGCCCGGCTGTCCGGATCTTCGACGCCGGTCACCAAGATCGACGCCTCGGGGAAGGCCCGGGCGAACTCGGCGATGAACGGAATGGTCCCTCCGACACCGATGTCGACGGGCTCACGACCCCACGCCTCCCGCATCGCCTCACGCGCCGCGTCGTAGGCCGGTCCGCTGGCCGGGATCGCGTACGGCTCGCCGAGGTCCCCCTCGTGGACCTCGACGTGCACGCCCCAGGGCGCGTGCTTGCGGAGGTGCTCGGCGAGGGCGGCGCGGGCCCGGGCGGCGTCGTCACCTGGGGCGAGGCGCACGCTCACCTTGGCCCGTGCCACCGGCTGGAGCGTGTTGGACGCCTCCGACACGCGGGGAGCGTCGATCGCGAGCACGGTCGCGGTCGGCTTGGCCCACAACCGCTCGGCGATGCTGCCCTCGCCCAGCAGCTGCACGCCGTCGAGGACGCCCGCCTCCCGCCGGAACCTCTCCTCCGGGTAGTCGAGGTCGACGGGCTCCCCGCGCACAAGACCCTCGATCGCGACCTCACCGTCGTCGTCGTGCAGCGTGGCGAGCAGGCGACACAGGGCGGTGAGCGCGTCGGGCGCGGCTCCGCCGTACATGCCGGAGTGGACGGCGTGGTGGAGCGCGCGCACCTCGACGACACAGTCGACGAGACCGCGCAGGCGGGTCGTGAGAGCCGGCACGCCGAGGTCGAAGTTGGTGGAGTCGGCGAGCACGATGACGTCCGCGGCGAGCCGGTCGCGGTAGGTCGCGAGGAACTGGGACAGCGTGGGGGAGCCGATCTCCTCCTCCCCCTCGACCAGGACCGTCACGCCGACCGGCGGTGCGCCCCCGAAGGCTCGGATCGCCGCCAGGTGCATGGCGATGCCGGCCTTGTCGTCGGCGGTCCCGCGTCCGTAGAGCCGCCCCTCCCGCTCGACCGGCTCGAACGGCGGGCTCGTCCACTGGGCCGGGTCACCGGTGGGCTGGACGTCGTGGTGGGCGTAGAGGAGCACCGTCGGCTGTCCGACAGGTGCCGGGAAGCGGGCGAGGACGGCGGGCTGCCCGCCCTCGACGGCGAGGATCTCGACCTTGGCACCCTCGGCCCGAAACAGTGCGGCGGTGGCGTCGGCACTGCGCCGAACGGCCTCCGCCGACCCGGGGTCGGCGCTGATCGACGGGATGCGGACGAGCGCTTCGAGATCGTCGCGGACGCCTGGCAAGACCGCGCGGACGGCCTCGGCGAGGTCGAGCTGGTGGATCACGCCTCGCAGAGTACGCGTTTCTACGCGATCGGTACGACCTCATTCACCCTTCTTGCCCGATCTGGCCGAGCCACCCGGATCCGGCCAAGCGCCCTCTGTGTGACCACATCGTGGTCAGAGAGCGCCGGAGCTAATCCCACTAGCCCTACCATCGCGATGGGAAATACAGGAAGGGTGGGGTCAACGTGCGAAAACTCGTGCTGCTCGGCCTGGTCGGGCTCGCCGCGCAACTCGTCGACGGCAGTCTCGGGATGGCCTACGGCGTCACGTCCACCACACTGCTGCTCGTCACCGGCACCGCGCCGGCCGCCGCGTCGGCGGCTGTCCACCTGGCCGAGATCGGCACAACGCTGGCGTCCGGGGCGGCGCACTGGCGGTTCGGCAACGTCGACTGGCGGGTCATCGGCCGCATCGCGCTGCCAGGAGCGGTGGGCGCCTTCGCGGGCGCCACGTTCCTCAGCTCGCTGTCGACGGAGGCCGCTCGGCCGTTGATGGCGGGAATCCTGCTGGCGCTGGGCGTCTACATCCTCGTGCGCTTCACCGCGTGGGGCACTCCCCAGCACCGCCTCGGCACACCACTGCGCCGGCGGTTCCTCGCGCCACTCGGCGTCGTCGCCGGCTTCGTCGACGCGACGGGCGGAGGCGGATGGGGTCCCGTCGCCACACCGGCCTTGCTCGCCACCGGCCGGATGGAGCCGCGCAAGGTGGTGGGGTCGGTCGACACGAGCGAGTTCCTCGTGGCGGTGGCGGCCAGCGGAGGCTTCCTCCTCGGCCTCGGCTCGGCCGGCATCCAGTTCGACGTCGTCGCCGCCCTACTCCTCGGCGGCCTCATCGCGGCGCCGATCGCCGCGTGGCTGGTGCGCCACATCCCGGGCCGAATCCTCGGGTCGTTGGTGGGCGGCGTCATCATCCTCACCAACACCCGGACCATCCTGAACGGCTTCGACGTGTCGTCCTCGGCCCGCACCGCGCTGTACCTGCTGATCGTGCTCGTCTGGGCCGGCGCCGTCGCGTGGTCGCTCCGCGGCCACCGCCTCGAGCAAGCCGCACTCGCCCAGCGTCAGCGAGACGTCGTCGGCTCCGAGGCCGCCTGAACTCCGGTCGGAGAGCTCAGCACAGCATCGATCAACCACACCAACCAGAAGCCCTCGCGCACTCCGAACAGGAAGAAGCCCCCGCGTCGGGGGGTAGCGCGGGGGCTTCCCACATGAGTGGCTTCGGACCACCGACCATGAGACGCGCTCCGATCCGGCGCGGTTCCATCCTCGACGACGACTTTTCGGGACGACCATCGCGAGCGGCCGACCCCGGGGCGACCTGCCGTCACGGAGCGACCTCGGTGTGCAGGGGAAGCTGCGACGCGAGGTTCGTCCGCTCCCCGCTCGCGGTCAGCCGGCCGGACGTCACAGCCTCCTCCCACGTCAGCCGGCCCAGGCAGAGCAGCACCCAGGTGAGCGGGTCGGTCTCCACGACGCCGGGCGGCGTGCCACGCGTGTGCCGGGGACCGTCGACACATTGGACCGCGGCATACGGCGGCACGCGCACCTCCACCGAGCGTCCCGGAACCTTCGCCGCGAGCAACGCGAGGAAGTGGCGCACCAGCACGCGAAGGTCGTCCGGCGCCGGCGTCGCCCCGGCGTCGACCGCTGCGAGGACGCGTCCCACCGTCGCGGCGACGACGCCGGGATCAGCGGGTCGAAGTCGTGGTGGCATCGGGCGGGAGCCTAACCGGTGCTCGGCCTCGCCACGGCCTGCCGTACGACTCTCCACACCACGACGTCGCGGCGGGCGTCCGCTGCGGGAACACCGCCACCACTGAGGTGGCACTGAGGTGGTGGGTCAGGCGGCGGCCGGAGCGTGGGCGCCAGCGTCGTCGACCAGCGCCAGCCGGACCACCTCCGCGGCGTCGTCGACGAGGTGGATCGTCAGGTCGTCCAGGACGGCTCGCGGAACCTCCTCGAGGTCGGGCTCGTTGCGTCGCGGCAGGATCACCTCGGTCAAGCCCGCGCGGTGGGCGGCCAGGAGCTTCTGCTTGACGCCTCCGATGGGCAGGACCCGACCGGTCAGCGAGACCTCGCCGGTCATGCCGACCTCGGTGCGGACCGGCCGCCCGGACAGCAGTGACACCAGCGCCGTCACCATCGTGATGCCCGCCGACGGACCGTCCTTGGGGACCGCGCCGGCAGGGACGTGGAGGTGGACGCGTCGGCGGATGAGGTCCTGGACTGGAACGCCGAGCCGTGGCCCGTTGGCGCGCAGGTAGGAGACCGCGATCTGGGCCGACTCCTTCATCACGTCGCCGAGCTGACCGGTGAGCGTCAGTCCGGGCTCACCGTCCATCGTCGCGGCCTCGACGTAGAGCACGTCACCGCCGGCGCCCGTCACCGCCAGGCCGGTCGCCACGCCGGGCGTGGAGGCGTCGCGAGCCGACTCCGGCAGGAACCGCGGCCGCCCGAGGTACGCGCGCAGGTCGGCCGCCTCGACGCGCACCGGGCCCGCGACGGTCTCGGTCGCCAGCCTGGTCGCGACCTTGCGCAGGATCTTCGCGATCGCCCGCTCCATCCCGCGCACGCCGGCCTCTCGGGTGTACTCGGACGCGATCGAGCGCAGCGCGGACTCCTCGATCGTCACGTCCTCCGGCGCCAACGCGGCCCGCTCGAGCTGCCGGGGCAGGAGGTGGTCACGCGCGATCGCGACCTTCTCGTCCTCGGTGTAGCCGTCGAGCCGGACGACCTCCATCCGGTCCAGCAGAGCCGGCGGGATGGTGTCGGCGACGTTCGCGGTGGCGAGGAAGAGCACGTCGGACAGGTCCAGCTCGACCTCGAGGTAGTGGTCGCGGAAGGTGTGGTTCTGCGCGGGGTCGAGGACCTCCAGCAGCGCCGCGGCCGGGTCGCCCCGATAGTCCGAGCCGAGCTTGTCCACCTCGTCGAGCAGGACGACCGGGTTCATCGAGCCGGCCTCCTTGATGGCGCGCACGATCCGGCCGGGCATCGCGCCCACGTAGGTGCGTCGGTGGCCGCGGATCTCGGCCTCGTCGCGCACGCCGCCCAGCGCCACCCGCACGAACGTGCGGTTGAGCGCCCGAGCGACCGACTCACCCAACGAGGTCTTGCCCACACCTGGCGGGCCCACCAGCGCCAGGACCGCGCCCGAGCCTCGTCCGCCCACCGCCTCCAGGCCTCGAGCGGCGCGCCGGGTCCGGACCGCGAGGTACTCGATGATTCGCTCCTTGACGTCGTCCAGACCGGAGTGGTCGGCATCGAGAACGGCTCGCGCGGCGGCGATGTCGGTGGTGTCCGTCGTGCGGACGTTCCACGGCATCTCCAGGACGGTGTCAAGCCAGGTCCGGATCCACCCCGTCTCGGGCGACTGCTCCGACATCCGTTCGAGCCGGGCGACCTCGCGCAGGGCCGCCTCACGCACCTTCTCGGGCAGGTCCGCCTTCTCGACGCGGGCGCGGTAGTCGTCGGCGTCGTCGCCGTCCTCACCGAGCTCCTTGCGGATCGCGGCGAGCTGCTGGCGCAGGACGTACTCCCGCTGGGTCCGGTCCATGGTGTCCCGGACCTCTTCGCGAATCCGCTCCGCGACCTCCAGCTCAGCCAAGTGCGCCCGAGCCCACTCGAGCAGGAGCGTCAGGCGCTGTGCGGTGTCGGGAGTCTCGAGCAGTCGAAGCTTCTTGTCGTTGTCCAGCCACGAGGCGTACCCGGCCGTGTCGGCCAGCTCGCTCGGATCCGTGATCCGCTGGATGACGTCGATGACCTGCCAGCCACCACGGTGCTGCAGGATCGACAGGAGCACGGACTTGTACTCACGGGCTAGCTCGTAGCTGCGCTCGTCCGGCGCCGGCACGTCGAGCTGCTCGGCCCGCACCCAGAGGGCCGAGCCCGGCCCTTGGACGCCGACGCCGAGACGGGCACGACCCACCGCGCGCACCACGACGGCGGGTTCGCCGCTCGGCAGCCGACCGGTCTGGGTGATCTCGGCGACCGCACCCGTGGCGGCGTAGGAGCCGCCGAGGCGCGGCACCACCAGCACGCGCGGCCTGGCGTCCTGGTCCTGACCGGCCGCCAGCCGGGCCGCGTCCACCGCCGCCTGGCTTTCCCGATCGAGCTCGATCGGGACGACCATGCCCGGGAGGACGACCGTCTCCTCCAGGAAGAGCAGGGGCAAGGTGAGCGTCGTCATGCCAAGGACAACTGATTACACGCTTACAGAATTCCCGAGATCACGTCGTGCCGGAGCACCGGCTCGGCGCTCGGCTGATCGCATCCGCTCAGCTACTCATCCCGCCTGAGTAGGCGGACGGATCCCGGCGGGTACGTGGACGGATGTCCGGGGCGCCTAGGTCTGGACAGACTCAGGGCTATGAGAGCGTTCGGGCCCAGAACGTCCGCTGGGTCCTCCGGCACCGTGTCCCCTTCGGGGTCTCCCACGAGGTCTCCATCGACGGCGCCCAGATCACCGGCAGCCGCCCACGGTCTGCTCTGGTGCACCGCGTTCGTGCTCGGTCCCTACCTGGCCGCGATCGCGACGCTGCTCGCCTCCTCGTGGAGACGTGACCCCGCGGGCGCCCCGTGCGAGGGCGTCGGTTTCGGATGCGCGCCCAGCCCGCGGGACGGGGCGCTCCTGGTGACGTTCATGTCCGCGCCGTTCGCGGTCCTCGCCACCGGGGTGGGGTGGCTCGTCGTCCTGGCGCTCCAGCGAGGCCCAGCGCGACACTGGGCCGGCACCGCGCAAGGTGCGCTCGCCGCCACCGTCGTCTTTCTCCTCGCCGGGTCGCTCGTCGCCGTCCACCTGCTCCGGTGAACCCGCTCGGGACCGAGCGAATAGGTTCGGGGTGGACGCGCCCCGTCGGGGCGGGATTACGATCGAGCCCGAACCCGGAGGGAGTTTCATGTCCGGCCCGACCAGTTCCTCCTACCAGCAGCCCACGCTCAGCCCACTGCCCCCGCCACCACCGCGCAGCCGCAAGGGCTACCTCTGGACGCTCTGGCTCGTCACCGCGATCTGGGTGGGTGTGCTGGCCCTCGTGGGCTTCGGTTTCTTCACCCTCCCGGGCGTCGACCCGGTGCGGGCTGGCGGGTGGTACTTCGCGATCTCGCTCATGCTCATCACGCCAGCCGCCGTCGTGGTGCTGGTGCTGAGCTGTGGCGTCGTCGCGATCCTGCGTCGGCTCGGCGCGCGCACCTGGCCCGGCGTGCTCCAGGCGGCGCCCTCCGTCGCGCTCGTCCTCACCCTGCTCTACGTGCTCGCCCGGTGGCTCTTCACCGGCCAAACCGAGGAGTGACCACGCCCGAGCGCTCCGACGGGGCCCGTCGACCAAGGCCAAGAGCCGCCTAGGCGTCCTCGAAGAGCGCCGGCAGGGTGGCTGTCCAGGCGGCTCGCACCTCCGCCAGCGGAACCTCGAAGATCCCCTCCACGGTGAGCCGAGCGTCGTCGCCGGCCTCCCCCACCGTGCCGATCCGGGTGCAAGGGACGCCGTGCTCCGCGCACAGCGCGACGAACCTCTCGGCGTGCTCCGCCGTCACCGCCACCACGGCGCGCGCCGTGGACTCGCTGAACAGCGCGACGAACGGGTCGCCCGGAAGCTCGACCGACACCCCGAACCCGTACCGCAGGCAGGACTCCACGAGCGCCTGGGCGAGCCCACCCTCGGACAGGTCGTGGGCGGCGTCGACCAGACCCTGGCCGGCCGCCTCGACGAGGACGTTCGCGAGCGCGCGCTCGGCCTCCAGGTCCACCGCGGGCGGCCGGCCGCCGAGGTGGCCGTGGACGACGTGCGCCCACTCCGAGCCGCCCAGCTCCTCGCGCGTGGTGCCGAGCAGGTAGACGGTGGCGCCCGGCGTCCGCCAGCCCTGGCGCACCCGCTGACGGACGTCGTCGATGACACCGAGCACGCCGACCACCGGCGTGGGCAGGATCGCCTGCTCGCCGGTCTGGTTGTAGAAGCTCACGTTGCCGCCGGTCACCGGCAGTCCCAGGACGCGGCACGCGTCGGCCAGCCCACGGGTCGCCTGCGCGAACTGCCACATCACCCCCGGGTCCTCGGGCGACCCGAAGTTCAGGCAGTTCGTCACCGCGAGTGGGCGTGCACCGGTCACCGCGACATTGCGGTACGCCTCCGCCAACGCCAGCTGGGTGCCGACGTAGGGGTCCAGGTAGACGTAGCGGCCGTTGCAGTCGGTCGCCAACGCCACCCCCAGGTGGGTGTCATCGGCGACCCGGATCATGCCGGCGTCCTCGGGCTGGGCGAGGACCGTCCTGCCCAGCACGTAGCGGTCGTACTGGTCGGTGACCCACGACCGATCGCACAGGTTCGGCGACCCGGCCAGCCGGAGCAGCGTGGCGCGGAGCTCCTCACCAGTCGTCGGGCGAGGCAACGCGTCGGGGGTGTTCGCCTGGACGCTGTCCTGCCACGCGGGACGCGCCAGCGGGCGGTGGTAGACCGGGCCCTCGTGCGCG contains the following coding sequences:
- a CDS encoding asparaginase → MAGAPPVVAEVVRSGFVEARHRGSVLALNADGSVAFALGDVTTPIFPRSANKPMQAVGMLRAGLDVDGELLALVSASHSGERFHVDGVRRILAAVGLDESALRCPPSLPLDEAAAHEVIKAGGSPSRVAMNCSGKHAGMLAACVRAGWPTDTYCDPTHPLQVLIRQTVEELAGEKVSHTGVDGCGAPLFALSLTGLARAFRALALAPAGSPEARVVAAIRAHPTWTSGTRRDEAALIRSVPGLFGKSGAEATYAVALADGRAVAVKIEDGGQRVRPVVMAAALRRLGVSSPAIDEQVTTPVRGGGRVVGTIRATILDDLPAAGDGVATRD
- a CDS encoding 3-keto-5-aminohexanoate cleavage protein; translation: MATLITVAPTGAETSKEAVPQLPTTLEELVETARRCEAAGAAMIHVHIRDDEHRPTLDLARLRDTVAALRQETTLVIQLSTGGAVTDSYADRLRVLDAEPDSASITLGTVNFGDEIFSNPWPFVVELYKEMLARRIVPEFELFDLGHVAALRRLLDTYGLPPGDRVHCDLVMGVPGGMPGDTATLVAAVQALPDAVTSWSATGIGRTTLPVALAALSCGGHLRVGMEDTLTFAKGRPVQHNVELVERAAQLATLAQRPPMSTDEARELLHVAQR
- the dtd gene encoding D-aminoacyl-tRNA deacylase, producing the protein MRAVVQRVTQASVTVDGEVVGAIDRPGLVVLVGVTHSDTTAQAEKLAAKIWGLRILADERSCSDVDAPLLVVSQFTLYADTRKGRRPSWSEAAPREIAEPLVEHVVATLRNLGATVETGRFGAHMHVSLVNDGPVTLILEA
- the cysC gene encoding adenylyl-sulfate kinase, with protein sequence MTADPDPPRWTVPPAEYDDVALALDGILDEVRVTVPAAVVSSLASSTAASGGGGRDDGATDSATDDAARRIKVADLTDQEGTPVARLTVTERSRTAEGGWKLTGTVTPLAAREDGVFAHLHLPPAVVRERFAGRKVAAVPLDAPLDKAALTALTAATRAYDVTVLLPLVGAGSSRIVSAHALVRATVVAAELLPGETLVVPVPLARREDPAEDTALRTRVAEAYGGCVEFPLTSSAAAGGDYPEPIAAIVAAEHPPPHRQGLVVFFTGLSGSGKSTLARRLRDVILERGDRTVTLLDGDVVRQMLSAGLGFSKADREANVTRIGFVAAEVARHGGLAICAPIAPYADTRARVRQMVAEAGGAFVLVHVATPLAECERRDRKGLYAKARAGLITGFTGISDPYEEPTDADLRLDTSVMSVEEAVGRIVDLLTARGWLRPDSSPAGVARR
- a CDS encoding multidrug effflux MFS transporter, translating into MRWRARVPVRLVVLLGASVALGPLLVDFYLPALPQMTADLRTTESMLQLTLTAAVAGSAIGQLLAGPISDAVGRRLPLLVGIIGFVTTSVLCALAPTVEVLIGARLLQAISAAAGTVVARAVLRDLVTGRELARLLSVLVFVSGMAPIVAPVIGGQLLRVGGWRTLFVVLAAFGTVLLVVLLVALPESLPPDRRQRGGVPKALRAYVGLLVDPVFVGYALAGGFAFGALFGYISGSSFVFEGVFGLSPQQFSLLFAVNSLGLMLAAQTNGRLVRRLVEPRRMLTMGQLAAVASAGVLVAAAATSFAGLYGVVVPLFFVVATFGLVTPNAQALALARYPESAGTAAAVLGAAQFAIASFTGPMATAVAVTSALPMAVVVAGSMVLGLAARVLLTRAEGGRATEPAAHRSEG
- a CDS encoding dipeptidase, whose product is MIHQLDLAEAVRAVLPGVRDDLEALVRIPSISADPGSAEAVRRSADATAALFRAEGAKVEILAVEGGQPAVLARFPAPVGQPTVLLYAHHDVQPTGDPAQWTSPPFEPVEREGRLYGRGTADDKAGIAMHLAAIRAFGGAPPVGVTVLVEGEEEIGSPTLSQFLATYRDRLAADVIVLADSTNFDLGVPALTTRLRGLVDCVVEVRALHHAVHSGMYGGAAPDALTALCRLLATLHDDDGEVAIEGLVRGEPVDLDYPEERFRREAGVLDGVQLLGEGSIAERLWAKPTATVLAIDAPRVSEASNTLQPVARAKVSVRLAPGDDAARARAALAEHLRKHAPWGVHVEVHEGDLGEPYAIPASGPAYDAAREAMREAWGREPVDIGVGGTIPFIAEFARAFPEASILVTGVEDPDSRAHGADESLHLGEFERACLAEALLLAKLAVRDRAG
- a CDS encoding sulfite exporter TauE/SafE family protein; the encoded protein is MRKLVLLGLVGLAAQLVDGSLGMAYGVTSTTLLLVTGTAPAAASAAVHLAEIGTTLASGAAHWRFGNVDWRVIGRIALPGAVGAFAGATFLSSLSTEAARPLMAGILLALGVYILVRFTAWGTPQHRLGTPLRRRFLAPLGVVAGFVDATGGGGWGPVATPALLATGRMEPRKVVGSVDTSEFLVAVAASGGFLLGLGSAGIQFDVVAALLLGGLIAAPIAAWLVRHIPGRILGSLVGGVIILTNTRTILNGFDVSSSARTALYLLIVLVWAGAVAWSLRGHRLEQAALAQRQRDVVGSEAA
- a CDS encoding sterol carrier family protein, which encodes MPPRLRPADPGVVAATVGRVLAAVDAGATPAPDDLRVLVRHFLALLAAKVPGRSVEVRVPPYAAVQCVDGPRHTRGTPPGVVETDPLTWVLLCLGRLTWEEAVTSGRLTASGERTNLASQLPLHTEVAP